The following is a genomic window from Tripterygium wilfordii isolate XIE 37 chromosome 19, ASM1340144v1, whole genome shotgun sequence.
TTTGACAGCGTTACTGAGAATTATGTTCCAGATTTAGAGTGCAATAGATCATAACTGTGGGTACATTTTTGTTACAGAAGGGGAAAGAAAATATAAGAAGCGCATAACGAAGatcaataattaataatttaatagttGAGTTATCTAAATTTTTAGAGGAAAATTTTTGTGAAATGTAAGAATATCTTTAAGAAAACTGTTTGTTTGAgtggattctttttttttgagtggCTATGTGAAATTGGTTTTGGtggttttgatttaatttttcaaagttttcaaatggttgaactCTAGAAAAAGAGATTATGTGATTCATTGATGCAAGTGAGAATTATTTTATAGATACATAATTTGAGTGAAAGGATGGTATTTTGAGCCATCAGTGGATTCGTTTTCCTGCAACTAGATCACATCTGCGAGTACATTGTTATAGAAGGGGAAAGTTTTTGGGAAAGCGAGACTATATTGTTTTGGAGTGTAGCTGAAGTTCCTTTGTAATTGTCTCAAAAGCAATTGTTGACTTGCATGGATGAATCGCACAGACTCGATCAAAGTGGTAATTCACGTTCAGATTTTTCTGATCACAGGCGTGGCTATGTTCTTGTAATTGGGGCTACCAATAGGCCTGATGCTGTTGACTCGGCACTAAGGAGACCTGGACTGTTTGATCTTGAAATTGTTTTAGGTGTTCTTGATGGGAGTACGAGGGTTGAGATTCTTTTGGTACTTACTCAAAATCTTATTCAACAGTTCTATTTAACCATTTTATTGGTTTGGATTAGATTTCTTATCCTTAATATGCAAACAATTACGAAGGAACTCAAATCATATTTAAAAAGTAATTGATACATATATTCTCTTATAATAGTGCATTAAACTAGACTGTTAGACTGTTTGGTATACAAACTATGTGCTTTCATTCTCTGTTCTCATTTCCAAGAAATTGTTTTCACTTTTACTTTGTTAGTCTGCAGAAAAAAGTATTTTGATATGGTAAAGACAAGACCTTGTGATTTCTATCCTAGAAAACAGAGTCCCTATTTAGTAGAAAATAATTTAGAAAACAGAGCATTTTTAACATTTCGACAGCATgggtcaaaattttgaattcttGCAGGAGACCACATAAAagataactttttttatttttaaaccaGTGAGTGTGATACAGGATTATGATTCTTTGTGATGTTGCAGGCAAGCACTACCCTTGGAATATGGCAGAAACTGATAACTCGATCGATGCTCGCATCTACGGCTTCATGGTTGATGAACAAAAGACGAGGTTTCGGTGCAACTACTGTGCAAAGGAAGTGAGTAGCTTCAACCATCTCCAGAGCCATTTAGGAGGAGTGAGAGCAGACTTAAAACCTTGCATGCAAGTTCTTGAAAACATCACGAAACTGAGAGAAGTGATTCACTTGTTCCTGCTTCTGGTAGTGCAAGTAATAGAAATGAAGCGACATCGTGGTCGCAAGCGGAAGCTAGTAGATGCATTGGAAGATTCATTTACGAAACTGGAGTCGACTTTGATGTTGTTAATTCTCCTAGCTAGGAGAATTATCAATGCTACATTCAAAGAGGGTCAGGTGGAGTATGACATGCCAAATCTCCAAGAACTGAGAGGTTCAATGCTTGATGATGAGTTTGAAGATATGAAGGATCACTTCAACAACATAAAGAATCTTGGGCAGGATGCAACATACTTGTCGATGATTGGGTCAGAAGTGTCAAGCACCTTGTTAGTTTTCTGGTGGATTCTTGGGAGGGCACTGATATTTCGTCCTTGGTTGGTAATACTGTTGCCCTGAACTTATCGCTGGATCTAGTGATTGTGGCAGTTGGAGTAGGCAATGTAGTAGAAGTCATTGCTAATTCGGCGACTTTTCGGACCAAGAGATTCAACCTGGATTATAATAGGAAGCACACATCTGTGTTTTGGGCCTCACACTGCATTGACCTCATGTTGGAAAGGATTTTGATGACAATAAGGCTACATGTTCATAGGACTGTCAAGAATCAGATCAGCAATTCACCAAAAGTTTATTTGTGGATATTTATCGTCTAGGTTTAATCAATGACACACTTTGATGTCTATATTATCGATTTAATTTTTGTGAGATTCAAGACTGTAGGGTAGAAGTAGCTAGGGTTTTATTTCACCTCaattattactatttttttgttaattttttggtCCTTGAGAAGATTGTTTCATGCTTCTGTGATTCTTGATGATTGATTTGCTTTTGGTTTTGGTGGTTCagttgatttaattttttttattttttcacattGTTGGAACTCtagaaaaagaagagatcaTGTGATTCATTGATGTCACACAACCAGTAGTTTGAGATTTATTGTAATTCTTGGATGGAAAATATACTTGGCCATAGATTACTTTGCATGGAGACTTTCGCAATCAAGTTGTTCATGGAAAAAATCGATGAGATATTAGCCAACTCTCGTATTTTATTCGGAATTGCTGCTGGGGTGGACTACTGTTTGGCATACTCGCAATCAAGATTAATGTTGAAACTAGCTTCACAAAATGTGGATGAGTTTGCTGGTCTTGGTATGATTGTTCGGAATCATCACGGTGAGGTAATGGTATCTGGACCATGATCTCGAGTAAGAGGTGTTGGTAATGCTCTGAATGCAGAATTAATGGCTATTAGATTTGCAATTAATTTGGCTATTAACCTGGGTTTTGGTAGCTTCCTACTAGAAACAGATGTCTTGGCCGTGGTTAACGTTTTGCAGCGTAACAAGGAATCTGTCAAAGCTTTAATGCGTAGCTTGCCTAGTTGCAAAGTGTCATGTGTAAGAAGAGAGAATATAATTCAGTGGTTCATAACATCGTAGCTTTGGGCAAAGAGGGAGGCGAGTATAGAGTATGGATGGAAGAGGGTCTCAATTTATTGCTTGGGATGGTTCAAAGAGAGACTTCAGACTTTTAATGGTTGCTTTGTATTGTATCCATGGCCTATTATTTTAATAAGAAGTAAcgtattttttataaaaaaaaactgatttATTTTGACAGCGAATAAATTCTACCAAATAGTAGAAGTGCTTAAATTCTCAGTGAgaaataagttatgtttggtgGAACGGTCCTGCTTGAGCAACCCCGTTCCCTAACAACCTTATTAAGCCAGCTGTACCgctagaaattttttttccaattaagAGTGTTTTGATGGACTgctaatatttatatatatatatttttatttttaaagttttattttatgttttttattatattgtaattaatttgaaaatttttaatacaaaaataattttattaataaatataatataatttttacaagAACTATCATCATCTAAAATTTTATAAACACCTCACCATttttattgcaatttttttttcacgttGAAAATAAGAACACTTGCTCTAGCAACCAAACGAAGCCCATAGTAGgagtaaatattatttttgaccATTAACAGATATCCACTGTTGCAATTTAGTCCTCCACGTTTTAAACTGGTCACTAACTTTACTAATTCGTTCCACGGGCAACTTGGTTGAGTTTTGGTCAGTCAACGTATTACATGACACATTGACCAAAAACAATTATTAACAAATGGGGGAAAGGCAACAAGTATGGAGGTGATTTTGCCAGCATATAGATTTCTCAATATTTGGTGCAAGCATCTTTCAGGAAACCTTTCAAGTCCATCTATTCTTTTGAGGACCTATTTTGCCTCATGTTGGCTGTTGGCGGAAATTTTGTTTCTATTTCATTCATACAATGAAAAGGAAAATCATTACTGACCCCATCAACGAAGCCCATTTTTGGTGATGGCATTGGAACGCCCGTGGGTTTTGTTGAAGCTAGTTGAACAAGTCCACCAGTTCCTCTTGAAGCTTTCTTTAAACAATCATCCATGGGACCCGAACTCTGAGAATCGAGGTCATCCGAACCTTGATCATTCAAGCAATTTTGAGCCAGGGAAAGTTAGGGTTGaagatgaattttattttttttgtttttaattttctttaatctcaacCGTCGGCGAGATCCAATGACTAAGATTATGAGGTGTAAtttgtaaaatttaaaaaagaacaaagtgaggtgaactcataattgttataATTTTAATTGAGATAtatttgaggtttttttttttgtatatgacACCCCCTGGATAAATTAATTAGACATATAAcacataatttatattttttaggaATATAGCACTTTGCCGCTGTTGAGAACAGCAGCACTAGCTTGTCTTTCCCATTGCCGTTGTTGTAAATAGCGACattaacaaaaatgttaatGCCGCTGCTTGTAGTAGCGGGATTATATCAATGGTGCGCCACACACTGTACAGTAGATGACAAGCTTGTCTTTTCTTCTCTGCTTTGATTCATAATAGCGAATCTTAATTGACTATTCTACTTGAGCATGCAGTTGGGACATTGCCACATTGATTATGCTTCAGCATATGCCAACCAGAAAGAGGTAGTTATTTTGAATCCATACATACACGCACCATCtactattagattattgcttacATACATGAGTTGTCTTAGTGTTGTTATTCTTTGTGGTATTCATTTGTTAAGGTGTTGAATGCAGTCAAAGACGCAAGAATGGACGTGAATTTCTGTGTGTGTCCATGATGTGTTTTTGACATGTAGTATTGTGCGGGGACACATGAGCAAGGTAGACGGTTTGGGAAGAAGAAATGTAGAATTTGGTGGAAAAGGTGAAGAGGGACACGATTGCGACATGCATGACTTGTCCTCTCTGCAATAAACTCTTCAGAGATGCCACCACCATATTTGAATGCCTCCATACGTGTGAGTATTTTTGCTCTCATAAAATTATGTTTCATTTCACTTCaatttgtccatagatgtgtgttttttttttttagaattcttTCGTTATATGATGTAGATACAAATTTTGATTTCATCACTTTATGCAGATTGGTCATGCTCTTAAGAAGATGTTTAATGATGGTGTTATGAAGGGTGAGGAGATATGGATGTGTTGATAGTTGCAGTGAACTATTTATTGTAGCGGCATTAACATGACGAGTACGTGCCATTGTTTTAAACAATGGCTTCACTAAAGACAAAATCATGCCGTTGTTCTCAACAACGGCATGATGCTATATccctaaaaaattgaaaatgagtGTTATATGTCGAATTAATTTGTCTTGCAAtgttatatattaaaaaaaatcgatttATTTAGAGTGAGGTGTAATCAATAAATATTAGGGTACAAATAAGGTTTATCCACATGTTTCTTCCTTTCATGGCTCACCACTTTCCGGCTCCTGCTCTTCGCACTTCGCAGCAATAGCAGAAGTGTTGAAGGGTTTAAAAAAGAGAGTAGGGCTTAACATTCACTATATAATAGAAGCCCTAataggagatagcctggttggtcaggttgtctgcccagaACCTTGagatccagggttctattctcaccgggggtttgggatttgggtagttttccatccgcagtggtggccttcatgcccctcgggcatggcttagcatGTATGACCTGtgggtctttcaaaaaaaaaaaaatttattataaaaaacgGCCGACATAAAATAAAGAAACCGAGATAGTGGGAGGCGTCCTTCCGTCCAATCTCATCCGCTTCAGTCTTACACACGATGAACTCAGAGATGGCAGACGATGACGATGACGATGAAGGCTGCTTCTTTATGGGGATCGTCAAGAATCTGTTCAACAGTCCACCAAGAATGTCTTATTTCTGCATCTTCAGGTAGGTTTGATCAATGACTTATTTTGAAGTAtatattttgatttaattttcatGGACAAATTTTAGACTACGTAGGTATAAGAAGCTAGGGTTTTATTTCGGTTTTATGATTTGTTGGCCCTCACTATCATTGTTTAATGCTTATGTGATTCTGGATGATTCTGGACAATCTAATGGAGTTTTTTGAACATTTTTTCTGAACTGATTTTAATAGCAAGTAAAAATAAATGAACCAGAACGATAAataaactgatttttttttgttgacagTGTTATATGGAAGACGTTGCGCTGCGCAGAGAGTCGCAATGAGAATTGTAGGCCAAACTTGCTATACTGGTTCAAGATATGAGACCAACAAAATCTAGCTGACAAGTTGCTCTCAATAGGGACAAATTCTATTGAACAACAACATTTGAAGAAACTAGCCTATCTTCATTATAATCTGCAGTTGAGGAATGCTCGATCGAGCACAAGTCAGTCTAGATGGGAACATTGGAGAACACTGTGTACCATGAGAAGAGAGGTTGAAGGGACTTTTTGCTTCCTCTGAATCAACTCGGTGTTCAAGCAATGAAGGTAAGAGAATGACTAATctggtaaaaaaaaagagtccttTTAGAGAAGAGGAGAATTGGTCATCAAGGCAACAATCCCACTTATCAATGTCATTTATTCGATTGATCGGCCCCTGAAACCATCCGTTGCTTATATTTACAACACGATTGATGAAGTAAAGGCTTCGATTGAGAAGGAATTAGAGAAGAGGAAACGTGTATTTTCAATCAGCTGATATTTTGGGCATCGTACTGTATTGTCCTCATGTTGGAAGGGCTTTTGATGACTATGTCAGGCCACATGTTTGGAACTGTCAGGCCACATGTTTATATAATAGTTTGAGTGAAGTATGGTATTTTGAGTGAGAAGTGTATTCGTTTTCTAGCAACTAGATCACATCTGCGAGTAATTGCTTCATCCTGGGTTGACATACAGTGCGACTTGTCAGATATAGTGGGCCATATGAGATATCCTTCAGCTTCGCCAAAAAAGGTTGATCGAATCATCAATTTGGAGCGTGAAGTGAAATGAAAtatgatattcccaaaatacccccactaatgggagaaggccacgtggcggaataagttccggtgaggacacttcggttctcgaccgaagtgtatacttctgcactatcagaccgaagaccacacttcgataaccatactacagaagcatgaatgcacgaagtccaactgatgaagagtcctcataggacgccaattctaggcagagtcttactcccctttggaaagggatacggatggaatttaccatccgagaaaccctctggaaaaccaatgagagagagtctgactcctactacaactcaaacacttcaaactcatataaaaggggaacctctgccctcaggtgagcaatctaactcctgcactctaaaatacttactgag
Proteins encoded in this region:
- the LOC119985841 gene encoding uncharacterized protein LOC119985841 isoform X1; this encodes MNSQIADDDNDDDDDEGRFFRDLQESVQQSTKNVLFLNLHSGKHYPWNMAETDNSIDARIYGFMVDEQKTRFRCNYCAKEVSSFNHLQSHLGGVRADLKPCMQVLENITKLREVIHLFLLLVVQVIEMKRHRGRKRKLVDALEDSFTKLESTLMLLILLARRIINATFKEGQVEYDMPNLQELRGSMLDDEFEDMKDHFNNIKNLGQDATYLSMIGSEVSSTLLVFWWILGRALIFRPWLVILLP
- the LOC119985841 gene encoding uncharacterized protein LOC119985841 isoform X2, producing the protein MAETDNSIDARIYGFMVDEQKTRFRCNYCAKEVSSFNHLQSHLGGVRADLKPCMQVLENITKLREVIHLFLLLVVQVIEMKRHRGRKRKLVDALEDSFTKLESTLMLLILLARRIINATFKEGQVEYDMPNLQELRGSMLDDEFEDMKDHFNNIKNLGQDATYLSMIGSEVSSTLLVFWWILGRALIFRPWLVILLP